A window of the candidate division KSB1 bacterium genome harbors these coding sequences:
- the leuB gene encoding 3-isopropylmalate dehydrogenase, protein MQTDTTITVLPGDGIGPEVTAEAVKVLKALAGSSDLNFEFNYADVGGCAVDKHNTPLPKATLEQCKSSDAVLMGAIGAPQYDELPGHLRPERGLLDLRKGLGLYANLRPARVYPALASASTLKPEYIENVDILIVRELTGGIYFGTPQEINESGGEARSTMVYQKHEIKRIARVAFKAAGKRGNRVCSVDKANVLDVSKYWRRIVKETATEYPDIELSHMYVDNCAMQLVRYPAQFDVIVTGNMFGDILSDEASMLTGSLGMLPSASLGDDYALYEPVHGSAPDIAGQGKANPIATIASAAMMLQYTLNRPDLAETIEQAIETTLIAGCRTADIAMNGETPVSTADMGQEIVKNL, encoded by the coding sequence ATGCAAACCGACACCACAATAACCGTGCTGCCGGGCGACGGCATCGGCCCCGAAGTCACCGCGGAAGCGGTCAAGGTGCTAAAGGCGTTAGCCGGGTCAAGTGATTTGAATTTTGAATTCAACTATGCCGATGTGGGCGGCTGCGCGGTGGACAAGCACAACACACCGCTTCCGAAAGCCACACTTGAACAATGTAAATCCAGTGATGCGGTTCTGATGGGCGCCATCGGCGCGCCGCAGTACGACGAACTGCCCGGACACCTGCGGCCGGAACGCGGTCTCCTGGACCTGCGCAAAGGCCTGGGACTGTACGCCAATCTGCGTCCCGCGCGCGTGTATCCGGCGCTGGCGTCCGCATCAACGCTAAAACCCGAGTACATCGAAAACGTGGATATTCTCATTGTCCGCGAGCTCACCGGCGGTATTTATTTCGGCACGCCGCAGGAGATCAACGAGTCCGGTGGAGAAGCGCGCAGCACCATGGTATACCAGAAACATGAAATTAAACGCATCGCCCGCGTCGCCTTTAAAGCCGCCGGCAAACGCGGGAACCGCGTCTGCTCCGTGGACAAGGCCAATGTGCTGGATGTCTCCAAATACTGGCGCCGGATTGTCAAAGAGACGGCAACCGAGTATCCGGATATCGAGCTCAGTCATATGTACGTGGACAATTGCGCCATGCAGCTGGTGCGCTATCCGGCTCAGTTTGATGTGATTGTCACCGGCAATATGTTCGGCGACATTCTCAGCGACGAAGCGTCCATGCTCACCGGCTCTCTGGGCATGCTGCCCTCCGCCAGTCTGGGCGACGACTATGCGCTGTACGAGCCCGTGCACGGATCCGCGCCGGATATTGCCGGACAGGGCAAAGCCAATCCCATTGCCACCATTGCGTCAGCGGCCATGATGCTGCAATACACCCTGAACCGTCCCGATCTGGCCGAAACCATTGAACAGGCCATTGAAACAACCCTGATTGCAGGCTGCCGCACCGCGGATATCGCCATGAACGGCGAAACCCCGGTCAGCACGGCGGACATGGGACAGGAAATCGTTAAAAATCTATAA
- a CDS encoding class IV adenylate cyclase, producing the protein MARNIEIKARISDFDYCMKKAESLADAEPEIIIQDDTFFKCENGRLKLRILSKDNGVLIFYNRPDITGPKPSEYHITSTHEPDRLLYILERSYGSCGKVKKTRRLYLIGRTRIHLDQVENLGEFLEFEVVLKENENMTEGKTKANELIKAFNISAKDLISSAYVDMIKENRL; encoded by the coding sequence ATGGCAAGAAATATAGAAATAAAAGCGAGAATTTCAGACTTTGATTACTGCATGAAAAAAGCTGAAAGCTTGGCTGATGCAGAACCCGAAATTATTATACAAGACGATACGTTTTTCAAATGTGAGAATGGAAGACTAAAACTCCGTATTCTTTCAAAGGACAATGGTGTGCTCATATTCTACAATCGACCTGATATAACCGGCCCCAAACCATCCGAGTACCATATTACATCCACTCATGAACCTGATCGTTTACTTTATATTTTAGAAAGATCATACGGTTCATGCGGGAAAGTAAAAAAGACTCGTAGACTTTATCTCATCGGAAGAACTCGCATTCATTTGGATCAGGTCGAAAATCTGGGAGAATTTTTAGAATTTGAAGTTGTTCTCAAAGAGAATGAGAATATGACTGAAGGCAAGACTAAAGCCAATGAATTGATAAAGGCTTTCAATATCTCAGCGAAAGACCTGATCAGCAGTGCTTATGTTGATATGATTAAAGAAAACAGGTTATAA
- a CDS encoding HEPN domain-containing protein → MSHDEQKTLINYRLERANESIKAAELMLENSMYIPAMNRIYYSMFYAVQALLILKKSSFSKHGQVKGFFNKEFIKTGVFPKEFGRLFNTVFEYRQKFDYVDLIIPSEELISDYAAKAKYFIETLTVYIIEHI, encoded by the coding sequence TTGAGCCATGATGAACAAAAAACCTTGATTAATTACCGGTTAGAGCGGGCAAATGAATCGATAAAAGCCGCAGAATTGATGCTGGAAAATTCGATGTATATTCCTGCGATGAACCGTATTTATTATTCGATGTTTTACGCGGTTCAGGCTTTATTGATTCTCAAAAAAAGTTCTTTTTCCAAGCATGGGCAAGTGAAAGGATTTTTCAACAAAGAATTCATCAAAACCGGGGTTTTCCCAAAAGAATTTGGAAGGCTGTTTAATACAGTATTTGAATATCGTCAAAAATTCGATTATGTCGATTTAATCATACCTTCGGAAGAATTAATATCAGATTATGCAGCAAAGGCGAAATATTTTATTGAAACGCTCACTGTGTATATCATAGAGCACATATAA
- a CDS encoding nucleotidyltransferase domain-containing protein, translating into MTNNDKIKLITKQFKQKVEKKYNIIDMKLFGSSARLEQTKESDIDIMVKLPKVNREIEEDLFDMAYDLELEHDCQIDVIVLSEEFNHTIPLYKHIEKEGIAI; encoded by the coding sequence ATGACAAATAATGACAAGATCAAATTAATTACAAAGCAATTCAAGCAAAAAGTAGAAAAAAAGTACAACATTATTGATATGAAATTGTTCGGTTCGTCGGCTAGATTGGAGCAAACAAAAGAGTCCGATATTGATATCATGGTTAAATTGCCAAAAGTGAATCGGGAGATCGAGGAAGATTTGTTTGATATGGCCTATGACCTTGAGCTGGAGCATGATTGCCAAATTGATGTGATTGTACTGTCTGAAGAATTCAATCACACCATTCCTTTATATAAGCATATTGAGAAGGAAGGCATAGCCATTTGA
- a CDS encoding N-acetyltransferase has protein sequence MEAQNVIIRDEKDTDYRLISDVTKSAFETMEISNHTEQFIIEALRSAKALTVSLVAELDGLVVGHIAFSPLTMSDGTKDWYGLGPVSVHPDFQRKGIGKALIQEGLSHLRKLKAKGCCLVGHPEYYRQFGFNNVEGLVHEGVPQEVFFALSFDGNMPQGNVMFHEGFKANGQQCAAANG, from the coding sequence ATGGAAGCACAAAATGTTATAATTAGAGACGAAAAGGACACTGATTATAGATTAATCTCGGATGTGACGAAATCAGCATTCGAAACGATGGAGATCAGCAATCACACTGAGCAGTTTATCATTGAGGCACTACGATCTGCGAAGGCCTTAACAGTCTCATTGGTTGCAGAGTTAGACGGCCTTGTTGTGGGACATATTGCGTTTTCTCCCTTAACAATGTCAGACGGCACCAAAGACTGGTACGGACTCGGCCCGGTTTCAGTACACCCAGACTTTCAACGCAAGGGCATTGGAAAGGCACTTATACAAGAAGGATTGTCACACTTGAGAAAACTCAAAGCCAAAGGTTGCTGCCTGGTCGGACATCCGGAATACTATCGACAATTTGGCTTTAACAATGTTGAAGGGCTAGTTCATGAAGGCGTTCCGCAAGAAGTGTTCTTCGCTCTTTCATTTGACGGGAACATGCCGCAGGGCAATGTCATGTTTCATGAAGGATTCAAAGCAAATGGCCAGCAATGTGCTGCAGCGAACGGCTAA
- a CDS encoding N-6 DNA methylase, whose amino-acid sequence MQSLALAVLDEVDLDPPTWGKLKFPDLSKNIIETDFFKFITDNQKSDFDLVIGNPPFNLPKVNGKEPSRKKHFKQLKEDVGYESEIKIPDENPALHFLVQSMKLLKQDALLCLIQPSGPILYQKDQDFKQELFSQNNLIQVIDFTKLADKLWGRKNVATAAVFIQKTEPDNEDVLHLIANRTFSNANRLFIEFDYYDFHYANKDAVINNPYIWKANLFGGGRLVQLLERLSKVRRLGDFLNNKKGEGWIKGEGFIEKGDKNKAEYITGKAFLPTECLTENGIQIDTYPKCEIPFFHRPRKEELYTPPHLLIRKVLGRSSLLTEYSDEYLTFLSDIYSIHAPKKDRQELIKLADYIKEHDYLLRFFILVTSSRVKIIKSTSLYDEDILNIPYPENVKEVLLSEADKIILNDSMDYFLNSNSNNSIEKNASLSEIERYNNLFCKTLNSIYHTNKNFQLYKVIDAERYCALHFEYTNENLTPKQEVITDLEQYIENVIPTRDDNQQKTHIQRIIKAYGQDSIILAKPKQLRYWLPSIALRDADETFADYIKSRYYNA is encoded by the coding sequence ATTCAGAGCCTTGCATTAGCAGTTTTAGATGAAGTTGATTTAGACCCACCTACATGGGGGAAACTGAAATTTCCTGATTTAAGCAAAAATATAATTGAAACGGATTTTTTCAAGTTTATTACAGATAATCAAAAATCTGATTTTGATTTAGTAATTGGTAACCCTCCTTTTAATTTACCTAAAGTTAACGGCAAAGAACCTAGCAGGAAAAAACATTTCAAACAACTAAAAGAAGATGTTGGATATGAAAGTGAAATAAAAATACCAGATGAAAATCCTGCTTTACATTTTCTTGTACAATCAATGAAACTGCTTAAGCAAGATGCACTTTTATGCTTAATCCAACCTTCAGGACCAATTCTCTATCAAAAAGACCAGGATTTTAAACAAGAATTATTTTCGCAGAATAATTTAATACAAGTAATTGATTTCACAAAACTTGCTGATAAGCTTTGGGGAAGAAAAAATGTTGCTACAGCAGCTGTGTTTATTCAAAAAACAGAGCCTGATAATGAAGATGTCTTGCATTTAATTGCAAATAGAACTTTCTCAAATGCAAATAGGCTGTTTATAGAATTTGATTATTATGATTTTCATTATGCAAATAAGGATGCAGTAATTAACAATCCATATATATGGAAAGCGAATTTATTTGGAGGTGGTAGATTAGTTCAGCTTTTGGAACGGTTATCAAAGGTTCGACGTTTAGGAGATTTCCTAAATAATAAAAAAGGTGAAGGTTGGATAAAAGGTGAAGGTTTTATTGAAAAAGGAGATAAAAACAAAGCAGAATATATAACTGGCAAAGCCTTTCTTCCGACAGAATGTTTGACAGAAAACGGAATTCAAATAGATACATATCCAAAATGTGAAATTCCCTTTTTCCATCGACCTAGAAAAGAAGAATTGTATACTCCTCCTCATTTATTGATTAGAAAAGTTTTGGGAAGAAGTAGCCTTCTCACAGAATATTCGGATGAATATTTAACATTTTTAAGTGATATATATTCAATTCATGCACCAAAAAAAGATAGGCAGGAATTAATTAAACTAGCTGATTACATAAAAGAACACGATTATTTATTAAGGTTCTTCATATTAGTAACAAGTAGCCGTGTTAAGATAATTAAATCTACTTCTTTATACGATGAGGATATTTTGAACATTCCTTATCCTGAAAATGTAAAAGAAGTTCTATTATCTGAGGCTGATAAAATCATTCTTAATGATTCTATGGACTACTTTTTAAATTCAAACTCTAACAATAGTATTGAAAAGAACGCATCTTTAAGTGAAATAGAAAGATACAATAATTTGTTTTGTAAGACTTTAAATAGCATTTATCATACAAATAAAAATTTCCAATTATATAAAGTAATTGACGCAGAAAGGTATTGCGCCTTACATTTTGAATATACTAATGAAAATTTAACCCCAAAACAAGAAGTAATTACGGACTTGGAACAATATATTGAAAATGTAATCCCAACCCGAGATGATAATCAGCAAAAAACACATATACAACGGATAATAAAAGCTTATGGACAAGACTCTATCATATTAGCTAAGCCAAAACAACTACGATATTGGTTACCATCTATTGCATTAAGGGATGCAGACGAAACTTTTGCAGACTATATTAAATCCCGTTATTATAATGCTTAG
- a CDS encoding N-6 DNA methylase, giving the protein MAEYLDGNSQDKQIVIWRLYSFSHLPVEVISSVYEELLTDDKDIVYTPEMIVSTLVDECMPLKQPKENFKIIDVSCGSGIFLVKTYKRIVQWWRYTEWKITGKLTKPSLSVLKNLLLKSIHGVDIKDANAIRLLEYSEPCISSFR; this is encoded by the coding sequence TTGGCTGAATATTTAGATGGTAATAGTCAAGACAAACAGATTGTAATATGGCGTCTATATTCATTTTCCCACTTACCGGTAGAAGTTATAAGTTCGGTTTATGAGGAATTACTCACAGATGATAAGGATATTGTATATACTCCAGAAATGATTGTTAGTACTTTGGTTGATGAGTGTATGCCGTTAAAACAACCAAAGGAAAACTTTAAAATAATTGATGTCAGTTGCGGCTCGGGAATTTTTCTTGTAAAAACCTACAAGCGTATTGTTCAATGGTGGAGATACACTGAATGGAAGATAACCGGAAAATTAACCAAACCTTCTTTATCTGTTTTAAAGAATCTTTTGTTAAAAAGCATTCATGGTGTTGACATTAAAGACGCAAATGCCATTCGCCTTCTAGAGTATTCAGAGCCTTGCATTAGCAGTTTTAGATGA
- a CDS encoding DUF3667 domain-containing protein, which translates to MICKNCGQKFDGNYCNNCGQNSNVEKIDFKYLLIEIPNSIFQLNSGFLFTVKELFTRPGHSIRQFLKGKRKQHFKPLAFVFLASTLYVISTYLLGKNTFLSEIISGITDGLNNDNSTELSTTNFLKWLANNHEYATLIFLPFFSLASYLAFIKSKYNYFEHLVLNFYVTGQQMIIHLIFSFVLLKDNYLQGIPVIIGVLFTFWTFYQFFDTKKFYTKIFLTFIAYIYFIIQIIIFIVGIVLIGK; encoded by the coding sequence ATGATTTGCAAAAACTGTGGACAAAAATTTGATGGAAATTATTGTAATAATTGTGGGCAAAATTCAAATGTTGAGAAAATTGATTTTAAATATCTACTAATTGAAATTCCAAATAGTATTTTTCAACTAAATAGCGGATTTTTATTTACTGTGAAAGAGTTATTTACAAGACCAGGTCACAGTATAAGACAATTTTTAAAAGGAAAAAGGAAACAGCATTTTAAACCATTGGCATTTGTATTTCTTGCATCTACATTATATGTGATATCGACCTATTTGCTGGGGAAAAACACTTTTTTGAGTGAAATAATATCAGGAATTACAGATGGTTTGAATAATGATAATTCGACTGAATTATCAACCACAAATTTTTTGAAATGGTTGGCAAATAATCACGAATATGCCACATTGATATTTTTACCTTTTTTTTCCCTTGCATCTTATTTAGCCTTCATAAAATCTAAATACAACTATTTTGAACACTTAGTATTGAATTTTTATGTTACTGGTCAACAAATGATAATTCATCTAATTTTTAGTTTTGTACTTTTAAAGGATAATTATTTACAGGGAATTCCAGTTATTATTGGAGTATTATTTACTTTTTGGACTTTTTATCAATTTTTCGATACTAAAAAATTCTATACTAAGATATTTCTGACATTTATTGCATATATTTATTTCATAATACAAATAATAATATTTATAGTTGGAATAGTGTTGATTGGCAAATAA
- a CDS encoding FAD binding domain-containing protein, giving the protein MTLFIVNQTLVEPDIPPGTALLDVLRRNLGLTGVKEGCREGDCGACTVLVGERTRDGVRYKTAVSCLLPVGDVHARHVVTIEGLNTSELSPVQQAIVDQGATQCGFCTPGIVIALTGFLLNSPDLSYKDAVACMAGNICRCTGYTSLQRVCKQLTEQLYIDADSGERVQQLVRAGYLPDYFFTIEKRLDAIDPQASVNPGAVRVAGGTDLFVQQPDVLTDKDLEFLTRRPDLQGIRLQDDHIEIGAAVTTEALKTSKVLNRIEGWQNALTLISSTQIRGRATLAGNLINASPIGDLSIMLLALNAELVIQGDNSSRSLKLNQFFRAYKSIDLKPGELITCIRLPLPAPESRFNFEKVSRRRHLDIAGVNSALLITINDGIIAQARLSAGGVAPVPLFLKKSSALLKGQPLSRGTLQAVLAGAADEIDPISDVRGSADYKRRLLGRLIGAHFITCFPDLNTEDLL; this is encoded by the coding sequence ATGACTTTATTCATCGTCAATCAAACTCTGGTTGAACCGGATATCCCGCCCGGCACCGCGCTCCTGGATGTGTTGCGCCGCAATCTCGGACTCACAGGCGTCAAAGAAGGCTGCCGCGAAGGCGACTGCGGCGCCTGTACCGTACTGGTGGGGGAACGCACACGGGACGGCGTGCGCTACAAGACTGCGGTGTCCTGTCTGCTGCCGGTCGGGGATGTGCACGCCAGACATGTGGTCACGATCGAGGGACTGAACACCAGCGAATTATCGCCTGTTCAACAAGCCATTGTGGATCAGGGCGCCACTCAGTGCGGATTCTGTACGCCCGGCATTGTGATCGCGCTCACCGGTTTTCTGCTCAACAGTCCAGATTTGTCCTATAAAGACGCGGTCGCCTGCATGGCCGGCAATATCTGCCGCTGCACCGGCTATACATCCCTCCAACGCGTCTGTAAACAACTGACCGAGCAGCTATACATCGATGCCGACAGCGGCGAGCGCGTCCAACAGCTGGTACGGGCCGGATATCTCCCGGATTATTTTTTCACCATCGAAAAACGCCTGGACGCCATTGATCCTCAGGCATCTGTGAATCCCGGTGCCGTGCGGGTGGCCGGTGGTACGGATTTATTTGTACAACAACCGGATGTGTTAACAGATAAAGATCTCGAATTCCTGACCCGGCGTCCCGATCTGCAGGGCATCCGCTTGCAGGACGATCATATCGAAATCGGCGCCGCCGTGACAACAGAGGCGCTGAAAACCAGCAAAGTTCTGAACCGAATCGAAGGATGGCAGAACGCCTTGACCCTTATATCCTCCACGCAGATCCGCGGCCGCGCCACGCTTGCCGGCAACCTAATTAATGCGTCTCCCATTGGCGATTTGTCGATTATGCTGCTGGCGCTGAATGCCGAGTTGGTGATCCAGGGTGATAACAGCAGCCGCAGCTTAAAGCTGAATCAGTTTTTCAGAGCCTACAAATCCATAGACCTAAAGCCCGGCGAACTCATCACCTGCATTCGCCTGCCGCTTCCCGCCCCGGAATCCCGATTTAATTTCGAAAAAGTCTCACGCCGCCGGCATCTGGATATTGCCGGTGTCAACAGCGCCTTGCTGATCACGATCAATGACGGCATCATCGCGCAGGCTCGACTCTCGGCAGGCGGTGTGGCGCCGGTGCCGCTGTTTCTGAAAAAAAGTTCCGCTCTACTCAAAGGACAGCCGCTATCACGCGGCACGCTGCAGGCCGTACTGGCAGGTGCAGCGGAT